The proteins below come from a single Streptomyces tubercidicus genomic window:
- a CDS encoding ribonucleoside-diphosphate reductase subunit alpha, whose amino-acid sequence MTIAPTEPASDAEVVPPAVATPPGAAEDAPGEDGPGTALLRTLTELTEDLTATDPGKVAAAALRGRHAGSDAAELRSLATDAAAGLIGDEPQYSKLAARLLTLAIAEEAAGQGAVAFSASVETGHREGLIADETAEFVRAHAARLDALVDRALADGADDRFGYFGLRTLHSRYLLRHPTTRQVIETPQHFLLRVACGLAETADSEEGSERALDDVAELYRLTSSLSYLPSSPTLFNSGTRHPQMSSCYLLDSPLDELDSIYDRYHQVARLSKHAGGIGLSYSRIRARGSLIRGTNGHSNGIVPFLRTLDASVAAVNQGGRRKGAACVYLETWHADIEEFLELRDNTGEEARRTHNLNIAHWIPDEFMRRVEADADWSLFSPSDAPELVDLWGDAFDAAYRKLEADGRAIKQIPARVLYSRMMRTLAQTGNGWMTFKDAANRTANQTAEPGQVVHSSNLCTEILEVTNDGETAVCNLGSVNLAAHLGEHGEMDWERLDATVRTAVTFLDRVVDINFYPTEQAGASNSRWRPVGLGLMGLQDVFFRLRLPFDSPEAQELSTRISERIMLAAYEASADLAERHGPHEAWSATRTARGVLHPDHYPNAEPRWADRWAALRTRIAATGMRNSLLLAIAPTATIASIAGVYECIEPQVSNLFKRETLSGEFLQVNAYLIEELKALGLWDARTRDALREANGSVQDVEWIPEEVRALYRTAWEIPQRALIDMAAARTPYLDQSQSLNLFMASPTIGKLSSMYAYAWKRGIKTTYYLRSRPATRIAQSARGTSAAAAPVPQQATDPEAVACSLENPESCEACQ is encoded by the coding sequence GTGACCATCGCGCCAACGGAGCCCGCGTCAGACGCCGAGGTCGTACCGCCCGCGGTGGCCACGCCTCCCGGTGCCGCCGAGGACGCACCGGGCGAGGACGGTCCGGGTACCGCCCTGCTGCGCACCCTGACCGAGCTGACCGAGGACCTGACCGCGACCGACCCCGGCAAGGTGGCCGCCGCCGCCCTGCGCGGCCGGCACGCCGGCTCCGACGCGGCCGAACTGCGGTCGCTGGCCACCGATGCCGCGGCCGGTCTGATCGGCGACGAGCCGCAGTACTCCAAGCTCGCGGCGCGGCTGCTCACCCTCGCCATCGCGGAAGAGGCGGCCGGACAGGGAGCCGTCGCCTTCTCCGCCTCCGTCGAGACCGGCCACCGTGAGGGGCTGATCGCCGACGAGACCGCGGAGTTCGTACGGGCCCACGCCGCCCGGCTGGACGCGCTGGTGGACCGGGCGCTGGCCGACGGCGCCGACGACCGCTTCGGGTACTTCGGGCTGCGCACCCTGCACTCGCGCTACCTGCTGCGGCACCCCACCACCCGTCAGGTCATCGAGACCCCGCAGCACTTCCTGCTCCGGGTGGCCTGCGGTCTCGCCGAGACTGCTGATTCCGAGGAGGGCAGCGAGCGCGCGCTGGACGACGTCGCCGAGCTCTACCGCCTCACCAGCTCGCTGTCGTACCTGCCCTCCTCCCCCACCCTCTTCAACTCCGGCACCCGCCACCCGCAGATGTCGTCCTGCTACCTGCTGGACTCGCCGCTGGACGAGCTGGACTCGATCTACGACCGCTACCACCAGGTCGCGCGGCTCTCGAAGCACGCGGGCGGCATCGGCCTGTCGTACTCCCGTATCCGCGCCCGCGGTTCGCTGATCCGCGGCACCAACGGGCACTCCAACGGCATCGTGCCGTTCCTGCGCACCCTGGACGCCTCGGTCGCGGCCGTGAACCAGGGCGGCCGGCGCAAGGGCGCCGCCTGCGTCTACCTGGAGACCTGGCACGCGGACATCGAGGAGTTTCTGGAGCTGCGGGACAACACCGGTGAGGAGGCGCGCCGGACGCACAACCTGAACATCGCCCACTGGATCCCGGACGAGTTCATGCGCCGGGTGGAGGCGGACGCCGACTGGTCGCTGTTCTCGCCCTCGGACGCCCCGGAGCTGGTGGACCTGTGGGGCGACGCGTTCGACGCCGCCTACCGCAAGCTGGAGGCCGACGGCCGGGCGATCAAGCAGATCCCCGCCCGGGTGCTGTACTCCCGCATGATGCGCACCCTGGCGCAGACCGGCAACGGCTGGATGACGTTCAAGGACGCCGCCAACCGCACCGCCAACCAGACCGCCGAGCCCGGCCAGGTCGTACACTCCTCCAACCTCTGCACGGAGATCCTGGAGGTGACCAACGACGGGGAGACCGCGGTCTGCAACCTGGGGTCGGTCAACCTCGCGGCGCACCTGGGTGAGCACGGCGAGATGGACTGGGAGCGGCTGGACGCCACGGTCCGTACGGCCGTCACCTTCCTCGACCGGGTCGTGGACATCAACTTCTACCCGACCGAGCAGGCCGGGGCGTCCAACTCCCGCTGGCGCCCGGTCGGTCTGGGCCTGATGGGCCTGCAGGACGTGTTCTTCCGGCTGCGGCTGCCCTTCGACTCGCCCGAGGCGCAGGAGCTGTCGACCCGTATTTCCGAGCGGATCATGCTCGCCGCCTACGAGGCGTCCGCCGACCTCGCCGAGCGGCACGGCCCGCACGAGGCCTGGTCCGCGACGCGTACGGCGCGCGGTGTGCTGCACCCCGACCACTACCCCAACGCCGAGCCCCGCTGGGCGGACCGCTGGGCGGCGCTGCGTACCCGTATCGCCGCGACCGGGATGCGTAACTCGCTGCTGCTGGCGATCGCGCCGACCGCGACCATCGCCTCGATCGCGGGCGTGTACGAGTGCATCGAGCCGCAGGTCTCCAACCTCTTCAAGCGCGAAACGCTGTCCGGCGAGTTCCTTCAGGTCAACGCGTATCTGATTGAGGAGCTCAAGGCGCTGGGGCTGTGGGACGCGCGGACCCGGGACGCGCTGCGCGAGGCCAACGGCTCGGTGCAGGACGTCGAGTGGATCCCGGAGGAGGTCCGGGCGCTGTACCGCACCGCCTGGGAGATCCCGCAGCGCGCCCTGATCGACATGGCCGCGGCCCGTACGCCCTACCTCGACCAGAGCCAGTCGCTGAACCTCTTCATGGCCTCGCCGACCATCGGCAAGCTCAGCTCGATGTACGCCTACGCCTGGAAGCGCGGCATCAAGACGACGTACTACCTGCGTTCGCGGCCGGCGACCCGGATCGCCCAGTCGGCGCGCGGCACCTCGGCCGCCGCCGCCCCCGTACCGCAGCAGGCCACCGACCCCGAGGCGGTCGCCTGCTCCCTGGAAAACCCCGAGTCCTGCGAGGCCTGCCAGTAA
- a CDS encoding ribonucleotide-diphosphate reductase subunit beta: protein MTTETPNASAAHTATTGEKNLLDPGFELTLRPMRYPEFYDRYRDAIKNTWTVEEVDLHSDVADLAKLSPGEQHMIGRLVAFFATGDSIVANNLVLTLYKHINSPEARLYLSRQLFEEAVHVQFYLTLLDTYLPDPDDRAAAFAAVENIPSIREKAEFCFKWMDSVESIDRLESRADRRRFLLNLICFAACIEGLFFYGAFAYVYWFRSRGLLHGLATGTNWVFRDESMHMEFAFSVVDTVRQEEPDLFDDKLEQQVTEMLKEAVEAELQFGRDLCGDGLPGMNTASMREYLQCVADQRLQRLGFAPVYGSENPFSFMELQNVQELTNFFERRASAYQVAVEGSVSFDDDF from the coding sequence ATGACTACCGAGACCCCCAACGCCTCCGCCGCGCACACCGCCACCACCGGTGAGAAGAACCTCCTCGACCCGGGCTTCGAGCTGACGCTGCGTCCGATGCGGTACCCGGAGTTCTACGACCGCTACCGAGACGCCATCAAGAACACCTGGACCGTGGAGGAGGTCGACCTCCACTCGGACGTCGCCGACCTCGCCAAGCTCTCGCCGGGTGAGCAGCACATGATCGGCCGGCTGGTGGCGTTCTTCGCGACCGGCGACTCGATCGTCGCCAACAACCTGGTGCTGACGCTGTACAAGCACATCAACTCCCCCGAGGCGCGGCTGTACCTGAGCCGTCAGCTCTTCGAGGAGGCCGTGCACGTCCAGTTCTATCTGACGCTGCTGGACACCTACCTGCCCGACCCGGACGACCGCGCCGCGGCCTTCGCGGCGGTGGAGAACATCCCGTCGATCCGCGAGAAGGCGGAGTTCTGCTTCAAGTGGATGGACTCGGTCGAGAGCATCGACCGGCTGGAGTCCCGGGCCGACCGGCGCCGGTTCCTGCTCAATCTGATCTGCTTCGCGGCCTGCATCGAGGGGCTGTTCTTCTACGGCGCCTTCGCGTACGTGTACTGGTTCCGCTCGCGCGGGCTGCTGCACGGGCTGGCGACCGGCACCAACTGGGTCTTCCGCGACGAGTCCATGCACATGGAGTTCGCGTTCTCCGTGGTGGACACCGTCCGCCAGGAGGAGCCCGACCTGTTCGACGACAAGCTGGAGCAGCAGGTCACCGAGATGCTCAAGGAGGCCGTCGAGGCGGAGCTGCAGTTCGGCCGTGACCTGTGCGGTGACGGCCTGCCGGGCATGAACACCGCGTCGATGCGCGAGTATCTGCAGTGCGTCGCGGACCAGCGGCTGCAGCGGCTCGGCTTCGCGCCGGTCTACGGCTCGGAGAACCCGTTCTCCTTCATGGAGCTGCAGAACGTCCAGGAGCTGACCAACTTCTTCGAGCGCCGGGCGTCCGCCTATCAGGTCGCCGTCGAGGGTTCGGTCTCCTTCGACGACGACTTCTAG
- a CDS encoding transglycosylase domain-containing protein has product MKGTKGRRRFLDYPRQGREGPRRWLPSWRQWLGALSLCVLGLAGLFAVVYAKIDVPDENELARQQATVYHWSDGSDMVSVGAVNRQNISLDEMPDSVENAAISAENADFYSDFGISLQGIGRAVLSMVTGGDTQGGSTITQQYVKNTYLSQDQTLTRKVKEFIISLKVHNEKSKQDILRGYLNTSWFGRDSYGIQAAANAYYGIDAKDLNPSQSALLAATLKGSEQYDPGLSKANHARAEARWKWILDRQVATGKMSRAERAKYRTFPEPRKLSKPTSQAGQTGYLINIANKFIKAGTGLTDKDLARGGYQIYTTFDKNRTQRLEKAVNKVRRDTIDPKHRRADTHVQFGAASVRPKDGAILALYGGVDATKHFNNNADTSAVPAGSAFKPFVLAAALQQQADDASAFGGSPKPTVGREQTTAEDLFAALAKAQNPPFVAAGKSIGLERIRDVAVDAGLRKESMAQLEQTFPLGTSAPSAIRMASAYTTFANDGLHQEPYAVSKMTYDGKKVPGLSRPEAKQVLDAEVAQEVSGALQGVARRALRPSDKLDLKQTVAAGATEPGDRMKSAWFIGSPSAGQPDLGPAPGTDARKWSDLGRAPRPADGSEPTTAVTVFRNKAGAPALLPMQGVGGDKSELGTTIPPKIWREYQQGS; this is encoded by the coding sequence ATGAAGGGAACGAAGGGGCGTCGCCGGTTCCTCGACTATCCGCGGCAGGGGCGAGAGGGCCCGCGCCGCTGGCTGCCGTCATGGCGCCAGTGGCTCGGTGCCCTCTCGCTCTGCGTTCTCGGCCTGGCCGGGCTGTTCGCCGTGGTCTACGCGAAGATCGACGTGCCCGACGAAAACGAACTGGCGCGCCAGCAAGCCACCGTCTATCACTGGTCGGACGGCAGCGACATGGTGAGCGTGGGCGCCGTCAACCGGCAGAACATCAGCCTCGACGAGATGCCCGACTCCGTCGAGAACGCCGCGATCTCCGCGGAGAACGCCGACTTCTACAGCGACTTCGGTATCTCGCTCCAAGGCATCGGCCGCGCCGTGCTCAGCATGGTCACCGGCGGGGACACCCAGGGCGGTTCCACCATCACCCAGCAGTATGTGAAGAACACCTATCTCTCACAGGACCAGACGCTCACCCGCAAGGTGAAGGAATTCATCATTTCGCTGAAGGTGCACAACGAGAAGTCCAAGCAAGACATTCTCCGCGGATACCTCAACACCAGCTGGTTCGGCCGCGATTCCTATGGAATCCAGGCCGCCGCCAATGCGTATTACGGCATTGACGCCAAGGACCTGAATCCCAGTCAGAGCGCCTTGCTGGCCGCCACGCTCAAGGGGTCGGAGCAGTACGATCCCGGGCTGAGCAAGGCCAATCACGCGCGGGCCGAGGCCCGCTGGAAGTGGATACTCGACCGGCAGGTCGCCACCGGGAAGATGAGCCGGGCGGAGCGGGCGAAGTACCGCACGTTCCCGGAGCCCCGGAAGCTGTCGAAACCCACCAGCCAGGCCGGCCAGACCGGCTATCTCATCAATATCGCCAATAAGTTCATCAAGGCCGGCACCGGACTGACCGACAAGGACCTGGCGCGCGGCGGCTATCAGATCTACACCACCTTCGACAAAAACCGCACCCAGCGCCTGGAAAAGGCCGTCAACAAGGTGCGCCGGGACACCATCGATCCGAAGCACCGCCGCGCCGACACCCATGTGCAATTCGGCGCGGCTTCCGTACGTCCCAAGGACGGGGCGATCCTCGCGCTGTACGGCGGCGTGGACGCCACCAAGCATTTCAACAACAACGCGGACACCTCGGCGGTCCCGGCCGGGTCCGCCTTCAAGCCGTTCGTGCTGGCGGCCGCGCTCCAGCAGCAGGCCGACGACGCCAGTGCATTCGGGGGCTCCCCGAAACCGACGGTGGGCCGCGAGCAGACCACGGCCGAGGATCTGTTCGCGGCCCTGGCCAAGGCCCAGAATCCGCCGTTCGTCGCGGCCGGGAAGAGCATCGGGCTGGAGCGGATCCGGGATGTCGCGGTGGACGCGGGGCTGCGCAAGGAGAGCATGGCGCAGCTGGAGCAGACCTTCCCGCTGGGCACCTCCGCGCCCAGCGCGATCCGGATGGCGAGCGCCTACACGACCTTCGCCAACGACGGGCTGCACCAGGAGCCGTACGCGGTGTCCAAGATGACCTACGACGGCAAGAAGGTGCCCGGCCTGAGCCGCCCCGAGGCCAAGCAGGTCCTCGATGCCGAGGTCGCCCAGGAGGTGTCAGGTGCCCTGCAGGGGGTGGCCCGGCGCGCCCTGCGGCCGTCGGACAAGCTGGACCTCAAGCAGACGGTGGCGGCCGGCGCCACGGAGCCGGGCGACCGGATGAAGTCGGCGTGGTTCATCGGCAGTCCGTCTGCCGGGCAGCCGGACCTCGGCCCCGCTCCCGGCACCGACGCGAGAAAGTGGAGCGACCTCGGCCGCGCCCCCCGCCCCGCGGACGGCAGCGAGCCGACCACCGCCGTCACCGTGTTCCGCAACAAGGCGGGCGCCCCCGCCCTGTTGCCGATGCAGGGCGTCGGCGGCGACAAGAGCGAGCTGGGGACGACGATCCCGCCGAAGATCTGGCGGGAGTATCAGCAGGGGTCGTGA
- the def gene encoding peptide deformylase — MAQQPVFDQDGDQRVDEEFIDDVTDAEERETAHRERGTSRPITVVGNPVLHKECKDVTAFDDELGRLIDDMFASQRTAEGVGLAANQIGVDLKVFVYDCLDDEGVRHVGAVCNPVLDELPAERRILDDSNEGCLSVPGAYAELPRPDYAVVRGQDAKGETVAIRGTGYFARCLQHETDHLYGYLYIDRLSKRERKDALKQMAEREPRYPVVAND; from the coding sequence ATGGCCCAGCAGCCTGTGTTTGATCAAGACGGTGACCAGCGCGTGGACGAGGAATTCATCGACGACGTCACGGACGCCGAGGAGCGGGAGACGGCCCACCGCGAGCGCGGCACCTCCCGGCCGATCACGGTCGTCGGCAATCCGGTGCTCCACAAGGAGTGCAAGGACGTCACGGCGTTCGACGACGAGCTCGGCCGGCTCATCGACGACATGTTCGCCAGCCAGCGCACCGCCGAGGGCGTGGGCCTGGCCGCCAACCAGATCGGGGTGGACCTGAAGGTCTTCGTCTACGACTGCCTGGACGACGAGGGCGTCCGGCATGTCGGGGCGGTCTGCAACCCCGTACTGGACGAGCTGCCCGCCGAGCGCCGGATCCTGGACGACTCCAACGAGGGCTGTCTGTCCGTGCCCGGTGCCTACGCCGAGCTGCCCCGCCCCGACTACGCCGTGGTCCGCGGCCAGGACGCCAAGGGCGAGACGGTCGCGATCCGGGGCACCGGCTACTTCGCCCGCTGCCTCCAGCACGAGACGGATCACCTCTACGGCTACCTGTACATCGACCGGCTCAGCAAGCGGGAGCGCAAGGACGCGCTGAAGCAGATGGCCGAGCGGGAGCCGCGCTACCCCGTCGTCGCCAACGACTGA
- a CDS encoding tetratricopeptide repeat protein: MRIFGKVRHRPSASWRQATDRAFTLIGDGRYEDAGALLTRAADMEPWLSESWFNLALLHKFRHDWEQARAAGLRAVALLDRESGAPDWWNVGIAATALQDWPLARRAWQAYGLKVPGGGSPTGEPLGMALGSAAVRLSPEGEAEVVWGRRLDPARIEVLSIPLPSSGRRWGEVVLHDGVPHGERTTAAGPSYPVFDEIELWAPSPVPTWVVLLEAATEADRDALERLAADAGFAAEDWSSSVRLLCRTCSESRMPSDEGEGEHLDPHDHSEPGHPGPLGHRTTGSGSLWVPERECGIAAPSALVRGLLDGWVADSPDTREWRDLEEVC, translated from the coding sequence GTGAGGATCTTCGGCAAGGTACGGCATCGGCCCTCCGCCTCGTGGCGGCAGGCGACCGACCGGGCTTTCACGCTGATCGGCGACGGCCGTTACGAGGACGCGGGAGCGCTGCTGACCCGCGCCGCGGACATGGAGCCGTGGCTCTCGGAGTCCTGGTTCAACCTGGCCCTGCTGCACAAGTTCCGGCACGACTGGGAACAGGCACGGGCCGCCGGACTGCGCGCGGTCGCGCTGCTGGACCGGGAGAGCGGGGCCCCCGACTGGTGGAACGTCGGCATCGCCGCCACCGCCCTGCAGGACTGGCCGCTGGCCCGCCGCGCCTGGCAGGCGTACGGCCTCAAGGTCCCCGGCGGCGGTTCCCCGACCGGCGAACCGCTCGGTATGGCCCTGGGCAGCGCCGCGGTCCGGCTCTCCCCGGAGGGCGAGGCCGAGGTCGTCTGGGGCCGCCGGCTGGACCCGGCCCGTATCGAGGTGCTGTCGATCCCGCTGCCGTCCTCCGGGCGGCGCTGGGGCGAGGTGGTGCTGCACGACGGCGTCCCGCACGGCGAGCGCACGACCGCAGCGGGACCCTCCTACCCGGTCTTCGACGAGATCGAGCTGTGGGCGCCCTCCCCGGTCCCCACCTGGGTGGTGCTCCTGGAGGCCGCCACGGAGGCCGACCGGGACGCCCTGGAGCGGCTGGCGGCCGATGCGGGCTTCGCCGCCGAGGACTGGTCGTCCTCGGTGCGGCTGCTGTGCCGTACGTGCTCGGAGAGCCGGATGCCCAGCGACGAGGGCGAGGGCGAGCATCTCGACCCGCACGACCACAGTGAGCCCGGCCACCCCGGCCCGCTCGGCCACCGCACCACGGGCTCCGGTTCGCTGTGGGTGCCGGAGCGCGAGTGCGGTATCGCGGCGCCGTCCGCCCTGGTGCGCGGCCTGCTGGACGGCTGGGTCGCGGACAGCCCGGACACCCGGGAATGGCGTGATCTCGAAGAGGTCTGCTGA
- a CDS encoding HD-GYP domain-containing protein: MAAVYAPAAALACWSLGRTLWDGLAEPGIALAFGVLITVGELVGQGPAPAAGGVRVPGAREGAPLGAAGALAYALLGEAGGRPTTHGVLQVVTVVLAAGLVGTVPRLARGQGPALAPLARRVLTTGFAATCFQPLYNTGTLGSWVASGPVYPFFLIALLALTALCDAVLVAALARARTGWPYGPLLRDELRALLGIGSAVCATGVVISLATAVAGLWALPVFCLPLLLTQFAFRRFAAVRATYGQTIASLARSTEIAGYTPHGHARRVAALSRAVGRELGLNAPDLDVLEHAALMHDIGQLSLLDPVPDGATAPLPPAEQRRIALLGGAVVRQTGVPAEVAVIVERQADPYREQPVTARIVRTVNAYDDLAGESAGPGGPLRALERLRLSTARDHEPRVVEALARVLACGGLTAR; the protein is encoded by the coding sequence ATCGCCGCGGTCTACGCCCCGGCCGCCGCGCTGGCGTGCTGGTCGCTGGGCCGCACGCTGTGGGACGGCCTGGCCGAGCCCGGGATCGCGCTGGCCTTCGGGGTGCTGATCACGGTCGGCGAGCTGGTGGGGCAGGGGCCCGCCCCGGCGGCCGGGGGCGTACGGGTGCCGGGGGCGCGGGAAGGCGCACCGCTCGGCGCGGCCGGTGCGCTCGCCTACGCCCTGCTCGGTGAGGCCGGCGGACGGCCCACGACCCATGGCGTCCTCCAGGTCGTGACCGTGGTCCTGGCGGCCGGTCTGGTCGGCACCGTTCCGCGGCTCGCGCGGGGGCAGGGACCGGCGCTCGCCCCTCTCGCACGCCGGGTGCTGACCACCGGCTTCGCCGCCACCTGCTTCCAGCCCCTCTACAACACCGGGACGCTGGGCTCCTGGGTGGCCTCCGGCCCGGTCTACCCGTTCTTCCTGATCGCTCTGCTGGCACTGACCGCGCTGTGTGACGCGGTCCTGGTGGCCGCGCTCGCCCGTGCCCGCACCGGCTGGCCGTACGGGCCGCTGTTGCGCGACGAGTTGCGGGCGCTGCTCGGCATCGGCTCTGCGGTCTGTGCCACCGGGGTGGTGATCTCGCTGGCCACCGCGGTCGCCGGGCTGTGGGCGCTGCCGGTGTTCTGTCTGCCGCTGCTGCTGACCCAGTTCGCCTTCCGCCGGTTCGCGGCGGTCCGCGCCACCTACGGCCAGACCATCGCCTCGCTGGCCCGTTCCACCGAGATCGCCGGTTACACCCCGCACGGCCATGCCCGCAGGGTGGCCGCGCTCAGCCGTGCCGTGGGCCGTGAACTCGGCCTGAACGCACCGGATCTGGACGTGCTCGAACATGCCGCGCTGATGCATGACATCGGCCAGCTCTCGCTGCTGGACCCGGTGCCCGACGGGGCGACCGCGCCGCTGCCGCCCGCCGAACAGCGCCGGATCGCGCTGCTGGGCGGCGCGGTGGTCCGGCAGACCGGTGTCCCCGCCGAGGTCGCGGTGATCGTCGAGCGACAGGCCGATCCGTACCGCGAGCAGCCCGTCACGGCACGTATCGTCCGGACCGTCAACGCCTACGACGACCTGGCGGGGGAGTCCGCGGGGCCGGGCGGCCCGCTGCGCGCGCTGGAGCGGCTGCGACTGTCCACCGCGCGGGACCACGAGCCCCGGGTCGTCGAGGCGCTGGCCAGGGTCCTGGCCTGCGGCGGCCTCACGGCTAGGTAG
- a CDS encoding HD-GYP domain-containing protein, protein MRGLPAAARGYIGCAALAAALCAAPAAGLGADAPWSSALALATLYGLCEQLRRRPPPGGRVPYGTAAGASGGFPAGWASPVLLAGAFLLPPPLAALAAVPGALSAPAEPRFAAARRVWHAAELGLACWAAAQVFRALGQHPLSAPQFPLVLLPAAAAAATFCAVLAVLGGGVLATAERHPVRTAWRGLLARSLGPQLVHGLAGLMMAVLWRSSYGPPAALLVLLPMYLSCWVFDRYHRERAAHRATIRALVQAVDIKDRYTRGHSERVGRASVMIARELGLPEDRMEALRFAGILHDVGKLGVPTRLLRKDGPLTPQERRVIELHPEYGHEIVRGIGFLEEARAAILHHHERLDGSGYPYGLTGHQIPEVARVVAVADAFDAMTSTRSYRRARPVPVAVAELRKCAGTQFDPRMVRALLASLDRYGWHPDVVTAADAEPATGRSGRGGRQPQEAGGGAPAPVEPVPVEPVPVDPVPVEPVPVVPVPWPERAGRDGGR, encoded by the coding sequence ATGCGAGGACTTCCGGCGGCCGCACGAGGGTATATCGGCTGCGCCGCGCTGGCCGCGGCGCTGTGTGCCGCCCCCGCCGCGGGGCTCGGCGCCGACGCCCCCTGGAGCAGTGCCCTCGCCCTGGCCACCCTGTACGGACTGTGCGAACAGCTGCGCCGCCGCCCGCCGCCGGGCGGCCGGGTCCCGTACGGCACGGCCGCCGGGGCATCGGGGGGCTTCCCCGCCGGATGGGCCAGCCCCGTTCTGCTCGCCGGGGCCTTTCTGCTGCCGCCGCCGCTGGCCGCGCTGGCCGCCGTCCCCGGCGCGCTGAGCGCACCGGCCGAGCCGCGCTTCGCCGCCGCCCGCCGGGTCTGGCACGCCGCCGAGCTGGGTCTCGCCTGCTGGGCCGCCGCCCAGGTGTTCCGGGCCCTCGGCCAACACCCGCTGTCCGCACCGCAGTTCCCCCTGGTGCTGCTGCCGGCCGCGGCGGCCGCGGCCACCTTCTGCGCGGTGCTCGCGGTACTCGGCGGCGGGGTGCTGGCCACCGCCGAGCGGCACCCCGTCCGCACCGCCTGGCGCGGGCTGCTGGCCCGCTCGCTGGGGCCGCAACTGGTGCACGGCCTGGCCGGGTTGATGATGGCGGTCCTGTGGCGCAGCTCGTACGGGCCGCCGGCGGCGCTGCTGGTGCTGCTGCCGATGTACCTCTCCTGCTGGGTCTTCGACCGGTACCACCGGGAACGCGCCGCCCATCGGGCCACCATCCGCGCCCTCGTCCAGGCCGTGGACATCAAGGACCGCTACACCCGCGGGCACAGCGAGCGGGTCGGGCGCGCCTCGGTGATGATCGCCCGGGAGCTGGGCCTGCCGGAGGACCGGATGGAGGCGCTGCGGTTCGCCGGCATCCTGCACGACGTCGGCAAACTCGGCGTCCCCACCCGGCTGTTGCGCAAGGACGGGCCGCTGACCCCACAGGAGCGCCGGGTCATCGAGCTGCACCCGGAGTACGGGCACGAGATCGTGCGCGGCATCGGCTTCCTGGAGGAGGCGCGGGCGGCGATCCTGCACCACCATGAGCGACTGGACGGCAGCGGCTACCCCTACGGGCTGACAGGGCATCAGATCCCGGAGGTGGCACGGGTGGTGGCGGTCGCGGACGCCTTCGACGCGATGACCTCGACCCGTTCCTACCGCCGGGCCCGGCCGGTGCCGGTGGCCGTCGCGGAGCTGCGCAAGTGCGCCGGCACACAGTTCGATCCGCGGATGGTCCGCGCGCTGCTGGCCTCGCTTGACCGCTACGGCTGGCATCCGGACGTGGTGACGGCGGCGGACGCGGAGCCCGCCACGGGGCGGTCCGGGCGGGGCGGCAGGCAACCGCAGGAGGCCGGGGGCGGGGCGCCCGCGCCGGTGGAGCCCGTCCCGGTGGAGCCCGTGCCGGTGGACCCGGTCCCGGTGGAGCCCGTCCCCGTCGTGCCGGTGCCGTGGCCCGAACGCGCCGGGCGGGACGGTGGCCGGTGA
- the rsrA gene encoding mycothiol system anti-sigma-R factor: MSCGEPHEKDCSEVLDHLYEYLDREMPAGECADFQVHLDECSPCLEKYGLEQAVKKLVKRCCGHDDVPSDLRSKVMGRIELIRAGETVPEVSVFEQAKKEQAERAQEDAAASAAEEGTGPADATGSTDARTGAARAE, encoded by the coding sequence ATGAGCTGCGGAGAGCCGCACGAGAAGGACTGCTCAGAGGTCCTTGACCACCTCTACGAGTATCTCGACCGGGAGATGCCCGCCGGGGAGTGCGCAGACTTCCAGGTGCATCTCGACGAGTGCTCGCCGTGCCTGGAGAAGTACGGCCTGGAGCAGGCCGTCAAGAAGCTCGTCAAGCGCTGCTGCGGCCATGACGACGTCCCCAGCGATCTGCGTTCCAAGGTCATGGGCCGGATCGAGCTCATCCGGGCCGGGGAGACCGTCCCCGAGGTGAGCGTGTTCGAACAGGCCAAGAAGGAACAGGCCGAGCGCGCGCAGGAGGACGCCGCGGCGTCCGCGGCGGAGGAGGGGACCGGTCCGGCCGACGCGACCGGCTCCACCGATGCACGTACCGGGGCTGCACGGGCCGAATAA